In Penaeus monodon isolate SGIC_2016 chromosome 7, NSTDA_Pmon_1, whole genome shotgun sequence, the following are encoded in one genomic region:
- the LOC119575445 gene encoding B-cell receptor-associated protein 31-like, which produces MSIQWTLIAGVMYVELAVTIFLLIPIISPQRWHSIFKSRFLRSIGNMSHIYFKVFLGVLSLFFLDAIREMRKYSHELSEQQKGDHGYHLDAEMQAHMRLFRAQRNFYISGFSLFLWVVLQRLMTLISNLAVAMAEGHAALKQAKTASETAAQLLKQDKADKEEDQQKEANVSNEIKELKEDKHRLEAERDAALKQAEAVGREYDRMLEEHAKLQEQLKKASGAEESKKDD; this is translated from the exons ATGAGTATCCAGTGGACTTTAATAGCAGGTGTTATGTATGTGGAGTTAGCAGTCACCATCTTTCTGCTAATACCCATCATTTCACCACAGAG ATGGCACTCCATCTTCAAGTCACGGTTTCTGAGAAGCATTGGAAACATGTCACATATATACTTCAAGGTGTTCCTTGGTGTTTTGAGTCTTTTCTTCTTAG ATGCCATCCGTGAGATGAGGAAATACAGCCATGAACTGTCAGAACAACAAAAAGGTGATCATGGGTATCACTTGGATGCTGAAATGCAGGCTCACATGAGGCTCTTCCGTGCCCAGCGCAACTTTTACATCTCtggcttctccctttttctttgggT GGTGTTGCAACGATTGATGACACTTATTTCTAACCTTGCTGTTGCAATGGCGGAAGGACATGCTGCCCTTAAGCAGGCCAAGACAGCCTCTGAGACTGCAGCTCAGCTTCTAAAGCAAGACAAGGCTGACAAGGAAGAGGATCAGCAGAAAGAAGCTAATGtctcaaatgaaataaaagaattgaaGGAAG ACAAGCATCGCTTGGAAGCAGAACGAGATGCTGCTCTGAAACAAGCTGAAGCTGTTGGCCGTGAATATGACCGCATGCTTGAAGAACATGCAAAGCTCCAGGAGCAGTTGAAGAAAGCAAGTGGTGCTGAAGAGTCCAAGAAGGATGATTGA
- the LOC119575447 gene encoding uncharacterized protein LOC119575447 has protein sequence MRMPQEEEQEEGKTEAKQELSGIVPDVSEFAPVENPGPLSLENLGPDKELFIVRMPHGMVQPPKLANVNLTLDIKKKRSIQIDNHLLSVSAYESSTVGSTPSLFLPDDDGELHQVKLNITGQIILKHEPLSSSDKTTIDINNLRAVRHQPPSDIRERNFLSRSKTEKRTLVQATEEETLEGNSKKKKKKKKKKRQEEAEIEENMEVEEEEEAVSKKPPKKKKHKRQSLLEEEA, from the exons ATGAGGATGCcgcaggaggaggaacaggaagagggaaagactGAAGCAAAACAG GAATTGTCAGGCATAGTTCCAGATGTTTCCGAATTTGCACCTGTTGAGAATCCAGGGCCGCTCTCCCTGGAGAACTTAGGACCTGACAAGGAGCTGTTTATTGTCAGAATGCCTCATGGGATG GTACAACCACCAAAACTAGCCAACGTGAACCTTACccttgatataaaaaagaaacgatCCATTCAGATTGACAATCATTTGCTGAGTGTGTCTGCCTATGAATCATCCACAGTGGGATCAACACCAAGCCTTTTCCTTCCAGATGATGATGGGGAGCTTCATCAAG ttaagTTGAACATTACTGGGCAAATAATCCTGAAACATGAGCCACTAAGTTCCAGTGACAAAACAACAATAGATATAAACAATTTGAGGGCAGTACGGCATCAACCACCTTCAGATATAcgagagagaaatttcttgagcA GGTCAAAAACTGAGAAAAGAACTCTAGTACAAGCAACAGAGGAGGAAACCCTAGAAGGGAactcaaagaagaaaaagaagaagaagaagaagaaaaggcaagaagAGGCTGAGATTGAAGAAAatatggaggtggaggaggaggaggaggcagtcaGCAAAAAgcctcccaaaaagaaaaagcacaAGAGACAAAGTCTACTGGAAGAAGAGGCAtaa
- the LOC119575449 gene encoding uncharacterized protein LOC119575449, with translation MTAKPEECEICLEVFNCNDKKPRVFPCGHTFCSLCIKNLLQNGSVVCPNCRAKHSASNVDNFPVVFILEDFIKKLNPSPGRRNETLAAGQPPWKRLGKKIAEVREEQESAFRNFRSGYEAKFSELEDYATSLHVWEYQHRELDAKLRDVLEKQEIIKLMLEEEKRLVKKLQHEGREQQRRLDVAVEPLDTARTMQELIASVDKAEQARVVAENWIQRCNEIFPNAGAIQKSVNARTAIKEALGIIRKGLACEGISNNAALASGNGARAHMPSAQEVMTDQSLSIPQKVECIISNLSSKLTVDHVLQKDGPAKALLNAGEVFAVQNHRSARITRIHNKVYVHHLKDARPPASAHTIPFKKMAASFDLSSTLAFLELVWQDSLPRRVQIRLCRDNWLAKQFLMMCTGEMGPSYANTGIFSDSYRGYKQEGIQGGDYDGKKGRPIIVPDRNPMHKVPECAGVVRQHGPGNNTQFSIVIGGGRANVEVDKVFGYVENGLEVLMSAAKAQYEEKANVVVVDCGAVIPL, from the exons ATG ACAGCAAAGCCCGAAGAGTGCGAAATTTGTTTGGAAGTTTttaattgcaatgataaaaagCCTCGGGTCTTCCCCTGTGGCCACACCTTTTGTTCTCTCTGTATCAAGAACCTCCTCCAAAATGGCTCGGTGGTCTGCCCAAATTGCCGCGCCAAACACAGTGCCTCGAACGTCGATAACTTCCCGGTTGTGTTTATCCTGGAAGATTTCATCAAGAAACTTAATCCCAGTCCAGGCAGGAGAAATGAAACACTAGCTGCTGGACAACCTCCATGGAAGAGATTAGGAAAGAAAATTGCTGAAGTGAGGGAAGAACAAGAGTCGGCCTTTCGAAACTTTAGATCCGGTTACGAGGCCAAGTTTTCTGAACTAGAGGATTACGCCACTAGCCTTCATGTCTGGGAGTACCAGCATCGGGAACTCGATGCCAAACTTCGTGACGTGCTCGAGAAGCAGGAGATTATAAAATTAATgctggaagaagagaaaagattggTAAAAAAACTACAGCACGAAGGACGGGAACAACAAAGACGGCTGGACGTGGCAGTAGAACCACTTGATACAGCCAGGACAATGCAGGAACTTATAGCTTCCGTAGACAAGGCCGAGCAAGCGCGAGTTGTGGCCGAAAACTGGATTCAGCGATGCAACGAAATCTTTCCTAATGCCGGCGCCATCCAGAAGTCTGTCAAT GCACGCACAGCCATCAAGGAAGCCCTGGGTATAATCAGAAAAGGCTTGGCCTGTGAAGGGATCTCTAATAACGCCGCCTTGGCCAGTGGTAATGGCGCCAGAGCTCACATGCCAAGTGCCCAAGAGGTCATGACAGATCAATCTCTGTCCATTCCTCAAAAGGTCGAATGCATAATAAGTAATCTTTCATCGAAGCTAaca GTTGACCATGTTCTACAGAAAGATGGCCCAGCGAAGGCCCTCCTGAATGCCGGTGAAGTATTCGCGGTGCAGAATCACCGCTCTGCCAGGATAACCCGAATCCACAACAAGGTTTACGTCCATCACCTGAAAGATGCACGTCCTCCGGCCAGTGCCCACACAATTCCA TTCAAAAAAATGGCGGCTTCCTTTGACCTGTCCTCCACTCTGGCCTTCCTGGAGCTAGTGTGGCAAGACTCACTGCCACGTCGAGTGCAAATACGACTCTGCCGTGACAACTGGCTGGCTAAGCAGTTCCTTATGATGTGTACGGGGGAGATGGGTCCCTCTTATGCCAATACAGGAATCTTTAGCGATAGTTATAGGGGCTATAAGCAAGAGGGTATACAAGGAGGAGATTACgacggaaaaaaaggaaggccGATCATAGTACCAGATAGGAATCCCATGCATAAAGTGCCAGAGTGTGCTGGGGTTGTGAGGCAGCATGGCCCTGGAAACAATACACAATTTTCCATCGTTATAGGAGGTGGTCGAGCTAATGTTGAAGTTGATAAGGTTTTTGGCTATGTTGAAAATGGTTTGGAAGTACTTATGTCTGCAGCGAAGGCTCAGTATGAAGAGAAAGCGAATGTGGTTGTAGTTGACTGTGGTGCAGTGATACCTCTTTGA